From Psychrobacillus sp. FSL K6-2836, a single genomic window includes:
- the purN gene encoding phosphoribosylglycinamide formyltransferase — translation MTEVTKFAVFASGSGTNFQAIYDAIQEGDLAGETVLVVTDKPGAFVVKRAEDAGIETLVIKPASFPSKAAYEDAILEKLNELNVEWIVLAGYMRLIGDVLLEAFPTRIINIHPSLLPAFPGKDAIGQAMEHGVKVTGVTVHYVDAGMDTGPIIAQQAVEVVKGNREQTEEHIHAVEHALYPKALQQLFSNNHLDK, via the coding sequence ATGACTGAAGTGACGAAATTTGCTGTGTTTGCGTCGGGTAGTGGTACGAACTTTCAAGCTATTTATGATGCAATACAGGAGGGGGATCTTGCTGGCGAGACAGTGTTAGTAGTTACCGATAAGCCGGGTGCTTTTGTAGTAAAGCGTGCAGAGGATGCAGGCATCGAAACACTCGTTATTAAGCCAGCCAGTTTTCCCTCAAAAGCAGCTTATGAAGATGCCATTTTAGAAAAGCTTAATGAGCTAAATGTGGAGTGGATTGTCCTAGCTGGATATATGCGGCTAATCGGGGATGTTTTACTAGAAGCATTTCCCACTCGAATTATCAATATCCACCCTTCGTTACTACCCGCATTTCCGGGGAAAGATGCCATTGGACAAGCAATGGAGCACGGAGTGAAGGTAACCGGAGTAACGGTTCACTATGTGGACGCGGGAATGGATACTGGACCAATCATAGCTCAGCAAGCAGTAGAAGTAGTAAAAGGAAACAGAGAACAAACGGAGGAACATATCCATGCGGTAGAGCATGCGTTGTATCCGAAGGCTTTACAACAGTTGTTTAGTAATAATCATTTAGATAAGTAA